GATTTTGATGAGTTTTTAAGTGAACTGGATGAAGTATAAAATCAAAACTACCAAACAATTTGAGAAGGACTTTAGAAAGTCGGAGAAAAGTCTTAGAGAAAATGTTATTAAGAAAATTGATAAGTTGAGAGAAAATCCATACTCGTTCAAAAGATTGCACGGAAGTTTGAAAGGGAAACACAGCCTCAGAGTTGGCGATTATAGGGTTGTGTATGTAATAAATGATAATAAAAAGGAAGTAATACTTTACTGCCTTGGTCATAGAAAAAGAGTTTATGAGAGGATTTAAAAAAGGAATTTTCGATTTATCTGTTGATACCTTGAACATAAAAAAGATGTTTGGATATATCAAAGAGGAGGTGAGGGGGAAACGATCGAAATCAGTTAAAATGAGCTACGGGCATAAAACTATTTAAATCTTGATTTTCTTCTTTTAATCTCATCTGAACTCTCTTTTGACCCATGTCTTGTCAAAATCTTTATCGTTTGAATAAATGGTATCTAT
The DNA window shown above is from Candidatus Thermoplasmatota archaeon and carries:
- a CDS encoding type II toxin-antitoxin system RelE/ParE family toxin, translating into MKYKIKTTKQFEKDFRKSEKSLRENVIKKIDKLRENPYSFKRLHGSLKGKHSLRVGDYRVVYVINDNKKEVILYCLGHRKRVYERI